In the genome of Flexistipes sinusarabici DSM 4947, one region contains:
- the arsM gene encoding arsenite methyltransferase: protein MPDKLKELIKNKYGEITRQSDSCCSSDGCGCEPMVSGEDYATQPGYTEDADFGLGCGIPTRFINIQKGDIIVDLGSGAGNDLFIARRFTGEEGYCIGIDMTEEMLKKAEENNNKLGYKNVEFRLGDIENIPVDENMADIVISNCVINLVPDKNKAFQEIYRILKPGGKFCISDIVIEGEMPDEIRSSVEMYVGCVAGAISKKEYLDIIKSAGFSDVEIVELKKLNSKIPEIERLELNKDENFGVFSATFLGEK from the coding sequence ATGCCAGACAAACTGAAAGAACTTATTAAAAATAAATACGGCGAAATAACCCGCCAGTCTGATTCCTGCTGTTCTTCCGATGGATGCGGCTGTGAACCAATGGTATCCGGAGAAGACTATGCAACCCAACCCGGATACACGGAAGATGCCGATTTTGGTTTAGGATGCGGTATCCCCACACGTTTCATAAATATACAAAAAGGTGATATAATTGTAGACCTCGGTTCAGGTGCGGGAAATGATCTCTTTATTGCCCGCAGATTTACAGGAGAAGAGGGGTATTGTATTGGAATAGATATGACGGAAGAGATGTTGAAAAAAGCCGAAGAGAACAACAATAAATTAGGCTACAAAAACGTTGAGTTCCGTTTGGGTGATATAGAAAATATCCCCGTGGATGAGAACATGGCCGATATTGTCATCAGCAATTGTGTCATCAACCTTGTTCCGGACAAAAACAAGGCGTTCCAGGAAATCTACCGTATTTTAAAGCCGGGCGGGAAATTCTGTATTTCCGATATCGTAATCGAAGGAGAAATGCCCGATGAAATAAGGAGTTCTGTTGAAATGTATGTGGGATGTGTTGCCGGTGCAATAAGTAAAAAAGAATATCTGGATATAATAAAAAGTGCAGGATTCAGTGATGTGGAAATAGTTGAGTTAAAGAAGCTTAATTCAAAAATCCCGGAAATTGAACGCCTGGAATTAAACAAGGATGAAAATTTTGGAGTATTCAGCGCAACTTTTTTAGGCGAAAAATAA
- a CDS encoding TVP38/TMEM64 family protein translates to MNKKIIIIILLIAAIIILRSSPLADYLTFENIIKNKNRLLNLVESNYFISSISFVLIYFAAITLSLPGAAILSLAGGMLFNVFPGVFYVNIGATAGALMAFIVARYLLGGKIQEKYAESLKKFNRELKNNGLYYLLTLRLIPVFPFFLINFLAGLTNIRIWTFFWTTSLGILPGSLVYTYAGRNLGSIDSPGEIFSTKVILAFTVLGLFAIVPPVLKKLFAKQKAEL, encoded by the coding sequence ATGAATAAAAAAATAATTATAATAATACTGCTTATTGCGGCGATAATAATACTGAGAAGTTCACCACTGGCGGATTATCTGACTTTCGAAAATATCATAAAAAATAAAAACAGACTTTTAAACCTTGTGGAAAGTAACTATTTTATTTCATCAATCTCTTTTGTTTTGATTTATTTTGCTGCCATAACATTATCTCTTCCTGGTGCGGCAATACTATCCCTGGCCGGCGGTATGCTGTTTAACGTATTTCCGGGTGTGTTTTACGTTAACATAGGAGCAACAGCAGGTGCGCTCATGGCTTTTATTGTTGCGAGATATCTGCTGGGCGGAAAAATTCAGGAAAAATATGCAGAAAGCTTAAAAAAATTTAACCGAGAACTTAAAAACAACGGACTTTATTATCTGTTGACACTAAGATTGATACCCGTATTCCCTTTTTTTCTGATTAATTTTCTGGCTGGACTTACAAATATAAGAATCTGGACTTTCTTCTGGACTACGTCTTTGGGAATCTTACCCGGTTCTTTGGTCTATACATACGCTGGGCGCAATCTGGGCAGTATTGACAGTCCGGGAGAGATATTCAGTACAAAAGTGATTCTGGCTTTTACAGTGCTGGGATTATTTGCAATTGTACCACCAGTCTTGAAGAAATTATTTGCAAAACAAAAGGCGGAACTTTAG
- a CDS encoding ArsR/SmtB family transcription factor produces the protein MIKKDKFSGDEIQLATIAKALAHPARIQIIKFLAESGECMCGRIVDVLPLSQATVSQHLRTLKNAGLIKGNIEGQRVCYCIDEKAFRLFENEINAFLKIITINNTCKNGGIKCQTN, from the coding sequence ATGATAAAAAAAGATAAATTCAGCGGGGATGAAATCCAGCTGGCAACTATTGCCAAAGCTCTTGCTCACCCTGCGAGAATTCAGATTATTAAATTTCTTGCAGAATCAGGAGAATGCATGTGCGGGCGTATTGTCGATGTCTTACCTTTGTCCCAAGCTACGGTATCCCAGCATCTTCGCACACTGAAAAACGCCGGGCTGATAAAAGGAAATATTGAAGGTCAAAGGGTATGTTACTGCATTGACGAAAAAGCGTTCAGACTGTTCGAGAATGAAATAAACGCTTTTCTGAAAATTATAACTATTAACAATACATGCAAAAATGGAGGTATTAAATGCCAGACAAACTGA
- a CDS encoding radical SAM protein, which yields MNEVQNTINKISLKRKQLSIMQINMGNLCNHACSHCHVEASPVGENIMDYDTSVKVIEKLKKMNIENIEITGGTPEMNPNFRMFLEELGNVKKLTVRSSLTILNSNKYSHFKELYKNIM from the coding sequence ATGAATGAAGTGCAGAATACAATCAACAAAATCTCGCTGAAAAGGAAACAACTGTCAATCATGCAAATAAATATGGGCAATTTATGCAATCACGCATGCAGCCACTGCCATGTGGAGGCCTCTCCGGTGGGAGAGAATATAATGGATTATGATACTTCTGTTAAAGTTATTGAAAAACTTAAAAAAATGAACATTGAAAATATAGAAATTACAGGCGGAACACCGGAAATGAACCCCAACTTCAGAATGTTTCTGGAAGAACTGGGTAATGTGAAAAAGCTCACCGTAAGATCCAGTCTGACAATATTGAACAGCAACAAATACAGCCATTTTAAGGAGCTCTACAAAAATATCATGTAA
- a CDS encoding aminotransferase class I/II-fold pyridoxal phosphate-dependent enzyme produces the protein MNPLAQELNEMIAEENPTIVEMFSDLGKNIFFPKGILTQSAEAKEKATKYNATIGIATENNGPMYLDCMYEPLKDFKPADIFPYAPATGKPELRKEWKKKMFKENPRMEGVYTSNPVVTNALTHGLSIVADLFVDKGDSVVLPDKFWGNYRLTYTVRRGAEISTYSTFTPEGAFNVDAMLKKVEECGKINGKAVVLLNFPNNPAGYMPTVKEGEQIADGLVKIAESGVKIVAVTDDAYFGLFYEDTLKESLFGYLAGRSENLLPVKLDGATKEEYVWGFRVGFITFGSTSGKDMPKTFTALEKKVGGIIRATISNCPHPSQTFVLRALSHPDFYKDKQKKYDVMQKRALKVKEVLDSGKYDDEFVYYPFNSGYFMCLELKNVDAEKLRIHLLDKYGVGTISVNKTDLRIAFSCLEVDEIEELFELIYKGCKDLNK, from the coding sequence ATGAACCCGTTAGCTCAAGAACTTAATGAAATGATCGCAGAAGAAAACCCCACTATAGTTGAAATGTTTTCAGATTTGGGAAAAAATATTTTCTTTCCAAAGGGCATTTTGACCCAATCGGCTGAAGCGAAAGAAAAGGCTACAAAATATAATGCTACAATCGGGATTGCTACGGAAAATAACGGCCCTATGTATCTGGACTGTATGTATGAACCTTTGAAGGATTTTAAACCTGCAGATATTTTTCCCTATGCTCCTGCAACAGGCAAGCCGGAACTCAGAAAAGAGTGGAAAAAGAAGATGTTTAAGGAAAACCCTAGAATGGAGGGCGTATACACAAGTAATCCCGTTGTCACCAATGCGCTCACCCACGGGTTAAGCATTGTAGCTGATCTGTTTGTTGATAAAGGGGATTCAGTCGTGCTGCCTGACAAATTCTGGGGGAATTACAGGCTGACCTATACCGTTCGCAGAGGGGCAGAAATAAGCACTTATAGCACATTTACTCCGGAAGGAGCCTTTAATGTTGATGCCATGCTTAAAAAGGTGGAAGAATGCGGTAAGATAAACGGTAAAGCTGTTGTGCTTCTGAATTTTCCCAATAACCCGGCAGGCTATATGCCTACAGTAAAGGAAGGTGAGCAAATTGCCGACGGATTGGTTAAGATTGCAGAAAGCGGTGTTAAAATAGTTGCAGTGACTGATGATGCATACTTCGGTCTTTTTTATGAGGATACATTAAAAGAGTCTCTGTTCGGATATCTTGCAGGAAGAAGTGAGAATCTTCTGCCTGTAAAGCTTGATGGTGCCACAAAAGAGGAATATGTCTGGGGATTCAGAGTAGGTTTTATAACTTTCGGCAGTACTTCCGGCAAAGATATGCCGAAGACTTTTACAGCTCTTGAAAAGAAGGTCGGGGGCATAATACGTGCGACCATTTCCAATTGTCCTCATCCTTCGCAGACATTTGTTTTACGAGCATTATCCCATCCTGATTTTTATAAGGACAAGCAGAAAAAGTATGATGTAATGCAGAAAAGAGCATTGAAAGTAAAAGAGGTTCTGGACAGCGGTAAATATGACGATGAATTTGTATACTATCCTTTTAATTCCGGATATTTTATGTGTCTGGAATTAAAAAATGTAGACGCCGAAAAGCTTCGTATCCATTTGCTGGATAAATACGGCGTGGGTACAATCTCAGTTAACAAAACCGATTTGAGAATTGCCTTTTCGTGTCTGGAAGTTGATGAAATTGAAGAGCTGTTTGAGCTAATTTACAAAGGCTGCAAAGATCTTAATAAGTAA
- a CDS encoding DUF3641 domain-containing protein gives MGYGKTLPLDIVYNPAGDYLPPEQAKLQNEFRNFLGENFGVSFNNLSAIVNVPIMRFRDYLVNNNRYDDYINLLFSNHNKATWQNVMCRSLLTVGHDGRIYDCDFNYALRIPVKGFEDVYFWDIDFDNFESEIIVAEHCLACTVNRGSSCHGELKNFDTEEVVKGYYVSTLSSSNDLKTTACCDLDDIPEYVKDISPLIADEIQMKFYGCGSPIPLHLEGCSVVDLGCGTGRDSYIVSKLAGEHGKVLGIDMTNEQIDVARKHINTQMKAFGYENKNVKFVHDYIENAAKYVNPGSADVVISNCVINLTEDKERVLDDIFRMLKNGGELYFSDIYADRRLPDEIRNNELLYAECLGGALYINDFIRLARRAGFNDPRIMTSREIEITNKKVQNLVGNARFYSVKYRLFKIDGLEDACEDYGHVAIYKGGLKYSENKFILDEEHVFEKNKPERVCGNTALMLSESRFRNYFTIIGDFDEHFGAFEDCGGKIQCKEHVDNTDKGCCC, from the coding sequence ATGGGTTACGGGAAAACACTGCCGCTGGATATCGTTTACAATCCTGCCGGTGATTATCTTCCCCCGGAACAGGCAAAACTTCAGAATGAATTCAGAAATTTTCTCGGTGAGAATTTCGGCGTATCCTTCAATAATTTGTCGGCAATTGTTAATGTCCCTATCATGCGTTTCCGTGATTATCTTGTAAATAACAACCGATACGATGATTATATCAATCTTCTTTTCAGTAATCATAACAAAGCCACATGGCAAAACGTAATGTGCCGGAGTTTGCTGACTGTCGGTCATGACGGCAGAATTTACGATTGTGACTTTAATTATGCACTAAGGATACCTGTAAAGGGGTTTGAGGATGTTTATTTTTGGGACATTGATTTTGATAATTTCGAATCTGAAATTATTGTAGCCGAGCACTGTCTTGCCTGTACTGTTAATAGGGGAAGCAGCTGCCACGGTGAATTGAAAAACTTTGACACGGAAGAAGTGGTTAAAGGCTATTACGTCAGTACTCTGAGCTCCTCAAACGATCTTAAAACTACTGCATGTTGCGATCTCGACGATATTCCCGAATATGTGAAAGATATTTCTCCGTTGATTGCCGATGAAATCCAGATGAAATTTTACGGTTGCGGATCTCCAATTCCTCTGCATCTGGAAGGGTGCAGTGTGGTTGATTTGGGCTGCGGTACAGGCAGGGATTCTTATATAGTATCCAAACTTGCAGGAGAACATGGAAAAGTGCTCGGTATAGACATGACGAATGAGCAGATAGATGTTGCCCGAAAACATATCAATACCCAGATGAAAGCTTTCGGATATGAAAACAAAAATGTAAAATTTGTGCATGATTATATAGAAAATGCAGCTAAATATGTTAATCCCGGTTCTGCCGATGTGGTTATATCCAACTGTGTGATAAACCTGACTGAGGATAAGGAGAGGGTTTTGGATGATATTTTTCGTATGCTGAAAAACGGCGGTGAGCTTTACTTTTCAGATATTTATGCAGACAGACGGCTGCCGGATGAAATTAGAAATAACGAACTCCTGTATGCAGAATGCCTTGGCGGAGCTCTTTATATAAATGATTTTATAAGGCTTGCGCGCAGGGCGGGATTTAATGATCCGAGGATTATGACTTCCCGCGAAATTGAGATTACAAATAAAAAGGTGCAAAATCTTGTGGGAAATGCAAGATTTTATTCCGTTAAATATAGGCTGTTTAAAATTGATGGACTGGAGGATGCCTGTGAAGATTACGGGCATGTGGCAATATACAAAGGCGGGCTGAAATATTCGGAAAACAAATTTATTTTGGATGAAGAACATGTTTTTGAAAAAAATAAGCCCGAGAGGGTGTGCGGTAACACGGCTCTTATGCTCAGCGAATCCAGATTCAGAAATTATTTTACAATTATAGGTGATTTTGATGAGCATTTCGGAGCTTTTGAAGATTGCGGGGGAAAAATACAGTGTAAAGAACATGTTGATAATACGGATAAAGGATGCTGCTGTTGA
- a CDS encoding IS5 family transposase, which yields MRPKKQDSTTQELLEPLLVNIIDMKHPLIQLADKIDWEYFEKEFGSLYHRNDGRPGIPMRMMVGFHYLKYTYNLSDEDVVHGWKENPYWQYFTGEKVFQTKVPINPTSMTRFRNRLKEEDLLKFLEETINTAFRSGYLNKNDVKKVAADTTVQEKNITFPTDIKLFYTMIKYLVKFSKKHEIRLKETHEYSGKKLLMKYSGYVHAKQYKRAGKAVKKMKTKMGKLYRSIERVLPEELRNSDEFQQLKLFYESLWNRSKKSKNKLYSLHSPEVECISKGKSHKRYEFGNKVGFVGTLKKNFILSCKSFHGNPYDGHTLEENLCEAKTLLGSNGTIDTILVDLGYRKHNYRGDAKVHVVPRSMKKFKVNFKRLLKRRSCVEATIGHTKRDNRMDRNYLKGKEGDKANAILAASGHNLRLILAFLLFFLKKFMDNIAKKLANFANEVFLDKKYAKIYV from the coding sequence ATGCGTCCTAAGAAGCAAGATTCGACGACACAAGAGCTTTTAGAACCACTGCTTGTTAACATTATAGATATGAAACATCCATTAATACAATTAGCAGATAAAATAGACTGGGAATATTTTGAGAAAGAATTTGGCAGTCTTTATCACCGTAACGATGGTCGCCCAGGAATTCCAATGCGTATGATGGTTGGGTTTCATTATTTGAAATACACGTACAATTTGAGTGATGAAGACGTGGTGCATGGCTGGAAAGAAAACCCTTACTGGCAGTACTTCACTGGAGAAAAGGTATTCCAGACAAAGGTGCCGATAAATCCAACCAGCATGACAAGATTTCGGAATCGTTTAAAAGAAGAAGATTTGTTGAAGTTTTTAGAGGAGACAATTAACACTGCTTTTCGTAGTGGTTATCTTAATAAGAATGACGTAAAGAAAGTAGCTGCAGATACGACGGTGCAGGAAAAGAACATAACGTTTCCAACGGACATAAAACTTTTTTATACAATGATCAAATATCTTGTGAAATTTTCAAAGAAGCATGAGATAAGGTTAAAGGAGACACATGAATATTCCGGCAAGAAGCTATTGATGAAATATAGTGGCTATGTTCATGCGAAACAGTACAAGAGAGCGGGTAAGGCAGTAAAAAAGATGAAGACAAAGATGGGCAAATTATATCGTTCTATAGAAAGGGTTTTACCTGAGGAATTGAGGAATTCGGATGAGTTTCAACAGCTAAAGTTATTTTACGAGAGTTTGTGGAATCGGAGTAAAAAGAGCAAGAACAAACTTTACAGTCTTCACAGTCCAGAGGTTGAGTGCATTAGCAAGGGCAAGAGCCATAAGAGGTATGAGTTTGGTAACAAAGTAGGTTTTGTTGGTACATTGAAGAAGAATTTTATACTGAGTTGCAAATCATTTCACGGCAATCCTTATGACGGTCATACATTAGAAGAGAATTTATGTGAAGCAAAAACCCTTTTGGGTAGTAACGGTACAATAGATACGATATTGGTAGATTTGGGTTACAGGAAGCACAATTATAGAGGGGATGCAAAAGTCCATGTAGTTCCACGCAGTATGAAGAAATTCAAAGTTAATTTTAAGAGGTTATTGAAAAGACGAAGTTGTGTTGAGGCGACGATAGGTCATACTAAGCGAGATAACCGGATGGACAGAAATTATCTGAAAGGCAAAGAGGGAGATAAAGCTAATGCGATTTTGGCAGCAAGTGGACATAATTTAAGGCTGATACTGGCCTTTCTTTTATTTTTTCTCAAAAAATTTATGGATAATATTGCAAAAAAATTAGCAAATTTTGCAAACGAAGTGTTTCTGGATAAAAAGTATGCCAAAATATATGTATAG
- the cfa gene encoding cyclopropane fatty acyl phospholipid synthase, with translation MKNAKEFVVTILQKADIDVNGNKPWDITVHNEQLFKDVLLRKNLALGEGYMLKWWDCEAPDEFINKILTHNLHTEIKENFRDFLYILPSLIFNRQSSSRARIIAERHYDLGNKLFESFLDPYMQYSCGYFYNKEDLETAQKNKMDLTCKKLQLNENDTLLDIGCGWGGFAKYAAENYGCKVVGVNISERQIEYARNLCKDLPVEIVNSDYREIKGKFDKVVSIGMFEHVGPKNYNEFMDTVKRCMKPDGIFLLHTIGSNTSSVNCDPWVNKYIFPNGSLPSIAQIARAAENRFVIEDVHNFGPHYDRTLMHWHNNFLNSWRKLENDYDETFKRMWEYYLLSSAGGFRARHLQLWQFVFTHERKEQPFCRFV, from the coding sequence ATGAAAAATGCTAAAGAATTTGTAGTTACGATTTTACAAAAAGCTGATATTGATGTTAACGGTAACAAACCATGGGATATTACTGTCCATAACGAGCAGCTTTTCAAGGATGTCTTGCTTCGCAAGAATCTCGCTCTTGGCGAAGGTTACATGCTTAAATGGTGGGATTGTGAAGCTCCGGATGAATTTATTAACAAAATATTAACTCATAACCTGCATACAGAAATAAAGGAAAATTTCAGAGATTTTCTCTATATTTTGCCCTCATTGATTTTTAACAGACAATCCTCTTCAAGGGCACGCATAATTGCTGAAAGACATTATGATCTTGGGAACAAACTTTTTGAATCTTTCCTGGATCCCTATATGCAGTACAGCTGTGGATATTTTTACAACAAGGAAGATCTGGAGACTGCACAGAAAAACAAAATGGATCTCACCTGTAAGAAATTGCAATTAAATGAAAACGATACTCTTCTGGATATCGGATGCGGATGGGGCGGATTTGCCAAATATGCTGCTGAGAACTACGGATGCAAGGTTGTGGGTGTAAATATTTCCGAAAGACAGATTGAATATGCACGCAATCTTTGTAAGGATTTGCCCGTAGAGATAGTGAATTCCGATTACAGAGAGATTAAAGGGAAGTTTGATAAAGTTGTATCCATCGGCATGTTTGAACATGTAGGACCCAAAAATTATAATGAGTTTATGGATACTGTAAAAAGATGCATGAAGCCTGATGGTATATTTTTACTGCACACAATTGGATCCAATACTTCATCGGTGAACTGTGATCCGTGGGTGAATAAATATATTTTTCCCAACGGCAGTCTGCCGAGTATAGCCCAGATTGCAAGGGCCGCTGAAAATCGCTTCGTTATTGAGGATGTGCACAATTTCGGACCCCATTATGACAGAACCCTTATGCATTGGCATAATAATTTTCTTAATTCGTGGCGAAAGCTTGAAAACGACTATGACGAAACATTCAAGCGCATGTGGGAGTACTATCTCCTTTCATCAGCAGGTGGTTTCAGAGCAAGGCATCTTCAATTATGGCAGTTTGTGTTTACCCATGAGAGAAAGGAACAGCCCTTTTGCAGATTTGTATAA
- the yedF gene encoding sulfurtransferase-like selenium metabolism protein YedF: MNVDARGKECPKPVVMTKKALDSLEEGIVTVLLDSEISRDNVLKFAQSQGFSANVSEKNGEFTIEIAKGFTCSIPAANQSGKTDGTKVVLYVGSESIGSGDCDLGKKLMDNFIKNVENMDYLPKTIIFVNTGVFLTTTNDETIKALQQLKGVNILSCGTCLEYFNLEDDLQVGEVTDAYTVMKKLFDADKVIRL, translated from the coding sequence ATGAATGTTGATGCCAGAGGCAAAGAATGTCCAAAACCGGTGGTAATGACTAAGAAAGCTCTGGATTCTCTTGAAGAAGGGATTGTTACGGTACTGCTGGATTCTGAGATATCCAGGGATAATGTTTTAAAATTTGCACAGAGCCAGGGATTTTCGGCTAATGTAAGTGAAAAAAACGGTGAATTTACGATTGAAATTGCAAAAGGATTTACATGTTCCATTCCTGCAGCAAATCAGTCCGGAAAGACTGATGGTACAAAAGTTGTTTTATATGTAGGCAGCGAGTCTATCGGAAGCGGCGACTGCGATCTCGGCAAGAAACTGATGGATAATTTTATTAAAAATGTAGAAAATATGGATTATCTGCCTAAAACAATTATTTTCGTTAACACCGGTGTTTTTTTAACCACCACAAATGATGAAACAATAAAAGCGTTGCAACAGCTAAAGGGGGTAAACATTTTAAGCTGCGGTACATGCCTGGAATATTTTAACCTGGAGGATGATTTGCAGGTCGGAGAAGTTACCGATGCTTATACGGTAATGAAGAAGCTGTTCGATGCGGATAAGGTGATAAGGTTGTAA
- a CDS encoding TIGR04282 family arsenosugar biosynthesis glycosyltransferase, with protein sequence MKCAKIVFAKYPEAGNIKTRLAADSSDNFAVEVYRFLLNRLFSELKNIEDVYWFVSGKENVEKFAKISGYKNIKTQTGKSLGERMYNAFEKIFSEKTFDCALLMGSDIPGISENLIKYGEESLRNYHYCLGGSNDGGYYLIGMQKGCLKKDIFEGIKWSGPDVYSDTLHKINESGSVQLLETLNDVDTLEDLKNEMKYDKQLSSFVEQMYEKL encoded by the coding sequence TTGAAATGTGCAAAGATTGTATTTGCGAAATATCCTGAGGCCGGAAATATTAAAACAAGATTAGCTGCTGATTCATCAGACAACTTTGCGGTGGAAGTTTATAGGTTTTTACTAAACAGGCTGTTTTCTGAATTGAAAAATATTGAGGATGTTTACTGGTTTGTTTCCGGTAAAGAGAATGTTGAAAAATTTGCAAAAATTTCCGGATATAAGAACATAAAAACTCAAACGGGAAAAAGTCTGGGCGAAAGAATGTATAATGCTTTTGAAAAGATATTTTCAGAAAAGACTTTTGACTGTGCTTTGCTTATGGGCAGTGATATTCCGGGAATTTCCGAAAACCTGATAAAATACGGTGAGGAATCACTCAGAAATTATCATTACTGTCTGGGTGGATCGAATGACGGCGGTTATTATCTGATAGGTATGCAGAAAGGTTGCTTGAAGAAGGATATCTTTGAGGGTATAAAATGGAGCGGCCCTGATGTTTATTCTGATACACTGCATAAAATAAATGAATCCGGAAGTGTTCAGTTATTGGAAACATTGAACGATGTGGACACATTGGAAGATCTTAAAAATGAAATGAAATATGATAAACAACTATCTTCTTTTGTGGAGCAAATGTATGAAAAGTTATGA
- a CDS encoding dihydrolipoyl dehydrogenase family protein, with protein sequence MKSYDLIVLGGGSAGLVGAKLAKGLGKSVLLVEKRYLGGDCTWYGCVPSKTLLKSAFVAKHIQDADDYGIKGYFDNADSVFGHVRDVRAGVYSGETPEVFRNEGIDVVTGEPFFKNENSIRLNDNSYTAKKFLIATGSSAFVPPIAGIEDVEYLTNGSIFEIEKPPESITILGGGPIGIEMAFAFRRLGVSVNVVEKHDRILFNDDIELTGMLQQTMEDEGVNFYLGAEVKEVKKENGGIQCTVEKKGENFDISSERLLVATGRKPNIFDMNLEKSGVSFDKKGVHVNKQLQTDNKNIYAAGDVVAPYKFTHLAENHAIIAVQNMFLPVKKSINYKTLGWCTYTEPELTKTGLSAAQAKQKYGENFLTFRFPFDTLDRAVTDGTNTGMAKIFTDKSYKILGATILSERAGEIIAAVQIAMDNNVPLYRLDRIIFTYPTYAQCLKYLARAAYIHKINNNFFVKLIKKFK encoded by the coding sequence ATGAAAAGTTATGACTTGATTGTGCTGGGTGGCGGTTCGGCGGGACTCGTCGGGGCAAAACTTGCGAAAGGGCTGGGGAAGAGTGTACTCCTTGTGGAAAAGCGTTACCTGGGAGGAGACTGTACATGGTATGGATGTGTACCCAGCAAAACACTTCTGAAATCTGCTTTTGTTGCAAAACATATACAGGATGCAGATGATTACGGAATAAAAGGTTATTTTGATAATGCTGATTCGGTGTTTGGGCATGTGAGGGATGTTAGAGCCGGGGTATATTCAGGGGAGACACCGGAAGTTTTCCGAAATGAAGGGATTGACGTAGTAACAGGAGAGCCTTTTTTCAAGAATGAAAATTCTATAAGGCTTAATGACAATAGTTATACCGCTAAAAAATTTTTGATTGCTACAGGCTCTTCCGCATTTGTACCTCCGATAGCCGGAATAGAAGATGTGGAATACTTGACAAATGGAAGTATCTTCGAGATTGAAAAACCTCCTGAATCCATTACTATTCTGGGCGGCGGCCCCATAGGGATAGAGATGGCTTTTGCTTTCAGACGTTTAGGAGTCAGTGTTAATGTGGTGGAAAAACATGACAGAATACTTTTCAACGATGACATAGAGTTAACCGGAATGCTTCAACAGACGATGGAAGACGAAGGGGTAAATTTTTATCTGGGAGCTGAGGTAAAAGAGGTAAAAAAAGAAAACGGTGGCATACAGTGCACCGTTGAGAAAAAAGGTGAAAATTTTGATATTTCCTCGGAGCGTTTGCTGGTGGCAACGGGGAGAAAACCGAATATTTTTGATATGAATCTGGAAAAAAGCGGAGTCAGCTTCGATAAGAAAGGGGTTCATGTTAACAAACAGCTTCAGACGGATAACAAGAATATTTATGCCGCCGGGGATGTTGTGGCTCCCTATAAATTTACTCACCTGGCCGAAAACCATGCTATTATTGCTGTTCAGAATATGTTTCTGCCTGTGAAAAAGAGTATTAATTACAAAACACTGGGCTGGTGCACGTATACAGAACCTGAACTGACTAAAACGGGATTGTCAGCTGCCCAAGCAAAACAGAAATACGGAGAAAATTTTCTGACATTCAGATTTCCCTTTGATACTCTGGACAGGGCTGTAACGGATGGTACAAATACGGGGATGGCTAAAATTTTTACGGATAAATCATACAAAATTCTTGGTGCGACGATTCTTTCAGAGCGTGCCGGGGAGATAATAGCGGCAGTTCAGATTGCGATGGATAACAATGTACCGCTTTACAGGCTGGATAGAATAATTTTTACTTATCCTACTTATGCACAGTGTTTGAAATATCTTGCAAGAGCCGCATATATTCACAAAATAAACAACAATTTTTTTGTAAAGTTAATTAAGAAGTTTAAGTGA